Within the Debaryomyces hansenii CBS767 chromosome E complete sequence genome, the region AGCTAAACTATTTAAACCATAAGAAAAGATCGAATGCGCAAATGCAATATTATTACTTGTTGTTGACAAGAATTAGAGCGAAAAGTTACAACAGTCTTTTCGTTGCGTCAGCCCAAACAgaatcatttgaaaaattactgTTCACGTTGGAATCGTTAAATAGGGAGATATCAAAACTCGGAGACTCAATGGGGTCACTAATGAGACCAAGATTTTACAATGACCCGGAATTTCATAATATATATCGACAATTCGAGGCCCCAAATTTGAAggatattttaattttgaactttatatatttttcacaTTTGATGATTATAAACAGAATTCCATTTTTGATTGGAATACCAGATTGTGATGaaacttttgaaaaaggTCTTTCATTTAGAAATAGATTTCTTGACAGTGCTAGAACAATCCTTGTCATAGCAAAGAATATGCCACGTGAAAATATCGGTATTTCGCTCTACAACTGGCTTGTCTTTTTTCCTTCTGCTGCATTCATGAGTTTGCTGGCAGCTTGTATTAACCATCCTACGGCCCCAGGGACGTATGATGATGTAAACTTATTAATAGACAGTTCcatgaattttttttcaattaagAAGGCCTGGCCCGTGGAAGGATTTAGTAGATTCAAGGTATATCAATCTAAAGAAGCGTTGGTCCATTTAATTagtaaaatattattaaaaattgtGATAAGAGTGTTTGAGACTAAGACGGGTATACAGATTTTAGCGAACAATGAATTGTTGAGAGAGCATTTAGAGAGCACAGAAAGACAATTCCCTGATATATTCAAAGAGAATAGAGATTTTAGTTCACAATTCGCTTCAGTATTGAAGGGATCCTCATTTGGGACTCAAGGcttcattaaaattggTGGAAGTTCTCCGTTCACTTCGGTTAAGTCTTTTAATAGGAGtcctaattcttcatcatcgcAAGAAGGTAATTCTTCCTTCGGTCACCAAAATAATCGTGGAATAGGACGTAATGGAAATCAAAGTTACGAATTCTCAAACAATGTGAGCCCTAATTTATCTAATCCCTTAAACTTGAATTCTAGTACAAACGGTAATCTTATGAATGATGAACTGCTTCCAGATTACATTAACGATGATGGCCTTTCgtcaattataaatttCCAGATGAACAGCCTAcctaattttttcttcgaTAATAATTTGGGATTATAATGCGTGAGATGAAATGTGCAATTAATTATGTATAATAGCATTAATGATTAAAAGCTGTCgaatatatgtataaaaTTGGACATTTAAATAAAGCTGAAGTATACTAGCgaaatatattatcattgagattaaattcaatggTTTACTGAATGCTCAATACCTACATAATAAACATGAACAAGTGTAATATTAAAACAAcattaattatttaattatcTGGTACGAATTACACCAGCAGCTATTAACATATTAATCTTCTTACTAACCTCTGGATTTCTCATGTGGTCTTGTAAAGCAGCAGGGTTTTCTCTTGCTTGCCCTAAAATACCTTGCATAACAGGGTCTTGTAAAATACCAACAATTTCAGGATCCCTTGAAACTCTTTCCATAGTTTGTTCCGGTGTTTCGCCTTCGAGGGCTTGGAATCTTTGTGACAGAGCCTTGTTAAATAATTGGTCAATTTCAGAAACATTCTTACCTTCACCAACTTCTAAATCCTTTTCTCTAGCAATATTTAAGGTCTCCATAACTTGAGAATATTCTCTCATAGCCAATTGGGCATTAGCCTTTCTAATATAAGCTCTGATAAACGATGGATCCTTTTCAATAGCTTTGTTACAATCTTGAACAGCATCAGGGAACGACATTAATTTAGCTAATGCTGCAGCTCTGTTAGAATAACCTCTTGCATCTTCAGGAGCTCTCTTAACCATTTCAGTATAAGCTTTCACCGCGTTAGGCCAATCACCTTTAGTAAAGTATTCCTTACCTTGTAATCTAGCTTCTTCAGCTTTTTCTGGATCAACATAGCTTAATGCTTCTTGAATCTTTATATCTCTTTGAGTAGCtcttaatttattcaaaatatcagGGGTTCTATGTTCAGTCaaagatttatcaaagtaCTTAACAGCAGACTGTAAATCGTTCTTTTTCAAGTAGGTATTTCCTAATCTTGCAAAAGACTTAGCAATAAGCTTATAATCAGCTCTTACCTCCCTACCTTGTTCAATAGCAGTTTCGCAAGTTTTAATGGCAGTATCATAATCACCCTTTTCATATTCTGCAGCAGCACGATTGTTCAAGTAAGTAATGTCATTATGCGATTCCCAAGCCTTATTGTATTGTTCAATTGCTTCATCGAATTTTTTCAGTTTGTACAACTTATTACCTTCCGCTTTTGCAGCATCAGCATCGGCCTTAGACGAAGATGATACATCTTCCATTTCAACATCCTTTGGTTCTGGAGCAGACTCTTTCTTTGGTTCAGACTTTGGCTCTTGTTTTGTTTCAGACTTTGGGGCCGATTGAGAAggctgttgttgttgtggTGGTTCAGGAGCATCCATGTCAATACCCATCAAGGTGGCCATAATGGTCATCAATCTTGGGTCACTCAAAAACTGGGTTGCGTTCGCTTGTGGATTCGTTTGCATGTTAACAACCTTTTGAACTAATTCTGGGTCCTTCATCAATTCACTAGTCTTTGGgttattcttcaagttcGTAATCAAGTTAGGATCAGAGAACATAGCTCCTAAGCCCATATCAGGCTGGGAGTTTCTAGATCTCTCACTATCTTCGACACTCTTTAATCCATCCTTGGCCATGGCATTGTTCGAGTCTAATTCTAATGCCTTCTTATACGAAGTTTTAGCTTCATCTAAGTTACCTAATCCGTGTTGGGCAGAGGCGACACGATTATATCCCTTAGCCCATGAATCGTTAACCTTGACACATTCTTCAGCATCTTCTAAAGcctttttgaaattcttcaacgaTGCATACGATGCTGACCTATTGGAATACAAAACATGATTTGGTGTTGGTGATGCCTCAATGGCTTTTGTAAAATACTCAATAGCTTTGGTGAAATCCTTAGCTGCGAAGTATTGGTTACCTTGGGCTTTAAATTCTTCTGCTGACATTTCGTTAATTGTAGTTGTATTGGTTCtacaatttcttttcaagtagatattcttttttatatattgtggtgataaaatattagatTCTAGAAAATTCCACAAATTACACAGGGCTCGGTGAGAATAATTTATCGATTATTAAATGCAAAATGAAGACAAAATTATAAGAATAGATATAGATTGATGCAAGGTAATTTACTAGAGAATACTGAACGTATACCCGAGTAAATATAGTGTAAAATTAGGACATTTTGATATGTAGAGGTTATACTAGGTTTATCGCAATACCGAACACTCGTTAACAACCTGTTCTACCAACTCCAAAGGATACGCAGGACCATACCCATGACATCTTTCATTTCCCTTTAGACGACCCATTATCTCTAATATGTCCAAGTTTTCATACTTCTCACTTTCTTGTGATTTCAACTGCAAGTAATCCCAAACTGCACCGACGGCCAATAACTTTCTACCTGGCACTTCGGGATTCTCATACACTTTGTTTATGGTATAGTTATTGACCTCGTGGTTTCCTGCCAATCCATATATGAAATCCCTTTGATTTTTGGGGAATACAACGTTCATAGTATCGTCGGATTTGTTGACAAGGTTTTGCTCGGAGGAAGAtttgttcttcaaataCTCGTTTTCTGTCagtattgaaatattctgttGTTTAGctaaattcaattgacttAATAGACGTCGTTTCTCTTCTTCAGACTCCGCTAATTTGCATTCTAGTTCCTTTAGCTTGGTTTCTTTCCGTTCACGGAAAGCTCTTTGTGCTGCCCTATTTTGGGcctttcttttcatttgaagCTCTTCCTCATTTAGTTCCGAATCATCCTTGGCAATTAACATCGCATCTTGTTCGTTCAAAAACTgcttttttgattttggtttCTTCTTATCTTCTGAAACAGATACTGGCGAGAATATTCCGTTAGCCTTAGAATTTAGATGTGAGTTAACGATACCACTTGGAGACGAGCTTGTGCTTATCGACTCATTATTAGCATATTTATATGGCCGATCGTCCAACATATCCTCGTTTGAAGAAGGGTATTgtgcattattaaaaatatcaacattCTGCTGATTCAATTCTAGTCTCATCCCCTCTCCCAAATagttattattgtttaGCTCCTGATCCCAATAAGAAGCATCCATTAGTGGTGACGCCTTATTATATTCCATTTCTGTCTTgttattgtattatatttatctaaaCCAGACGATTTATTAACTGAATAATACTTTTCTAGAAAATCAATGGACACATGATCGAGTCAACATGTGATGCTCGTCTATTACTATCAATTTCTGATAACGGTGAAGTTGCATAATATCAGGCCAATTGGGCCTGGAAAGAGGCCAGTTATACTCTGATGCACTTAATCAATTCAGTTGGACACATATTGAATTGAgttaaattaatttggaTAAGATATAGGCGAAGTTATGTTAGCTGCAAATTACATAGAACCAGAATTTGAGTAGTATACGCATCTTAAGACCTTCCTTCAGCAGGTATTATCTTCCTTTTTTTTATAAAGAGTAAGTAGTTTCTATGTCTTTGATTCCTTTATATGGAGCCGTAGTAATCTGAATAGATCTTGAAGGACCGAGAGTTTAAGTAATATACCACtataaaatattccaaaaagtTGCGAGCACGACTTGGTCCGCTTACTTGTTTAATTTCCCAAGAATGAATGCTTTTGTCTGTTTAATCTACGGCAAGCCTGTAGTGTATATCTGTTCCTCTAACTGTCAGTGAATCCTGGACAGTGATGAAACCAAATCATTGCCCTCATCCAGATATGGGATTATATATACCTATGTCGACCACCGTATATCCATGATCGAACAATGCATGAACCCTATATACCCATTAACACCACAAATGTTGgctattttttttaagaACATGCCCTAAAATATGTTATCATACTTTATTAGTTACCTTTATTGAGGTTTTATATACTTATATACTCCAGTTCAGACAAACATTCTGTAAGGGAACTGGGTCTAAATTAGATAATTCTTATAACTTACTACGTATATTCTACTAATTTAACTTTGCCTTAAGTTATAGATTGACAACCAACCAATTACTCTCTATTTAGGTCCTAACCCCTTTGATCTCACGTATACCTTGCAATATGTATACTTTAAAacatatacatatataagCATGTTCCCTTACACATTCTAATAATGCGGATTTAGCTCAGTTGGGAGAGCGTCAGACTGAAGTCAACTTCGGTCCAGTTAATCTGAAGGTCCTGTGTTCGATCCACAGAATTcgcatttttttttcattctctATTAATGGAATTATAGTGGTTATGGAAAAATCCATCATGATAACCATTATAGCTGGAAAATAGAGGACtttgcaaatattttttggttGATGAGTGTTCTTTTAGAAACAACAGAAGGTAATATAGTCATTGACTTGTTTATTGACCAACAACCGTTAGCATGCTATAATTTCCTTAAACTATGCAAGTTGAACTATTATTTCTTTACACCATTTTATAATTTGCACAAGGACTTAATAGTGAGCAGCGGAGACCCAGATTATCCAGAGAACACAGATGGGGATGCAATTAACAGTTTCGGGGATGTAAATGTTAATAATACGACAGTGAAGCAGAATAAGTATTTACCTGTACCAAACTCACAGCACGAATATGTTGATAATAGTATTGGACTAGTGTCGTTCGTTACCAAAAAGGATACAAATGGAAAAGATCTAGTCATTGGTTCACAGTTTACAATCAGTCTTACAGAAAATACAGAAAATTTGAAGTCATTCAGCCAGGTATATTTTGGTAAAGTGGTAGAGGGATTTCAGGTATTGGAGAAGATCAATTTGTCGGTAGTTGAGAACTTAGAAACAAGGAGATTATTGAAGGATATACGGATTACTCATACCCACAATATTTATGACCCCTTTCCAGATCCTAACTTCATGCATAAGAAAAAATCGACGGAGATGCCCTCTGATATACAGATTGCAAATATGAGGATTCCTGATTTGGTTTCTGAAGAACTGTTAGAAGATAGTTCGACATATCTGGCGTTAGCATTGGAGCTAATGGACGATTTGCCacattatcaaattaaaCCTTCGCCAAGAACATTATTTGTTGCAAAACTAAATCCTATAACTACATCggaatcattaaatatcatatttaaCAGGTTTGGCAAAGTGATTAATTGCAATGTGGTTGCGGATCATAAAACAAACAAAAGTTTATGTTATGGGTTTGTCGAATTCGAAGACAAACAGCAGGCAGATCAAGCTTATAGTAAATTGAAGGATGGTTGCATTATTGATGGCAGAAACGTGGTGATAGACTTCTCGCAATCGgtgaagaatatgaaacTACAGAGATAACTaaaaatactaataataatgattcttttATAAATCCTAAATACTAACCATAAAATAAGTGAATATCCGAAGATaacaaatttaaagaagaaataaatcatGAAATTGATCATTAAAAATTGTGTCAGAGTTGCTCCAACTAACCAacaaattcatcttcatcccTCTTCTCACTAAGACTTAGACTTAATCTGTTTATTCATCACATTCCTTAGAAATGTGACCAGATTTACCACAGTTGTAACAAGTCTTGGAGGTGAATTCACCACCCGATGCGGAGTTACAGTCCTTGGAAATGTGACCAGTCTTACCACATGCATAACACTTAACAACACCAGCTTGACAGTCTCTGGCATAATGGTTTGGTCCACCACACTTGTAACAAGTAGTGGCTGGCTTTTGTAATTTACTGCTTGCAGGCTTTTTAGCCGATTCATTGCCCGCCTCGGTACAGTTCTTAGAAATGTGTCCAAATTGTCCACAGTTGTAACACTTAGCACCTTGGGATTGTGTTGGACAGTCACTTTGAACGTGTCCTAAATCACCACATGAGTAACATTGCTTTTGAGTAGCTTGTTTTGGAGCTGGGCAGTCATTAGATTCATGTCCCGGTTGGCGACAGTTATAACATAACCTTTGTTCTTGTTGACAATTATCAGCTAAATGTCCAGCTTCACCACACTTGTAACAACTTCTTGGGAAAACAGCAGccatctttcttttcctACGTATCTACTTTTTAGATTATTATCTAGTATATTAAGTACTTAATTAATCGATATAATTAACCGATTTGTGCTACTCGACCGAAAATTTTTTGTCTGAAAAAATCCAGCGTTACCCGCAAGTTAATATATTCCTTTATATATAGCATCACCTGTTAAACatgtcttcttcatttcaGAAACATCGTGAACTCTAATTATGTCAGTATTCTGTTGAATACAGGCCATGACCGATGCTGCAGTACTTATAACTCTTTCAGATGCGACTGGCTCGTTGCATATAGTACCTAAAAACTTCTTTCTAGAAGGACCTAAAAGAGTACATAAACCATTAAAACTAACGTAGGAATGATTAATATGATTGTCATCATCtcttttattcaataacatggaataatttttgaatgcAGAGGCATGCTTGATAACGCTGATATTTTGGGATACGTTTTTAGCGAAACCGATACCAGGATCCAATACCACTTGCCATTTCTTAACACCCTTGCTGAAtgctttgaaaatttgtaaACCAAGTTCTCTAGAAACACCGTTGATTAAGTTCTCCACATCGGGCTTTGGAAGGGAAATGTGATGTCCTGTGACAGGATCAGTCAAGTACTCGATtatatcttcatttgtATTTGATTCGTAGGTTGTTAGCTTTGACATGGTTTGTGGGGTACCCCTCGTATGATTCATGATGTATGGACATCCATATTTTGCAACCACATCGAACATACAATCATCATAAAGACCCATAGAAATATCATTGATAACGTCAGCACCAGCCAATAAGCACTCTTCGGCGATTTTGGCTCTATATGTATCAATTGATATCACACATTGTGATAATGCATTATTCGAAGACTCTCTGATGGCTCTGACCACAGGTAGCAATCGATCAAGCTCTTCTTGCACGGAAGGCTCGACACTTCCGGGTCTGGTAGAAACACCACCGATATCCAAGATATCAGCACCTTGTTCTATTAATTGGTTCGCGTTCTCAAGGATCTCGTTGATAGATTTATGGTAGTTCTTTCCCCCATCACTAAATGAATCAGGGGTCATGTTGAGAATGCCCATAATTAGTGTCTTACgtttattttcaacatGATCAAACTTCAAAGGATTACTTGCATCAGGCAATCTCGGAATTGGTACAATTTGTAACAAATTAGACGACTCTTGAATCAGTTCGTTTGTCTCACTGGTGAATAATTGTCGTGAGTGGTTATGAAGTGGTTCAGCACTAAGAGGATGTAATACATCCGGACCAAATAATTCACATAACGGTTGCAAGACAAAGGTTCTTTCCAACATAGATTTATGTGGAACTATTAAATCATCAGTgttcaatataatatcaTCGATTAATAGAATGTCAAGATCTATAGTCCTTGGaccattttcaaattctttgacTCTTTTTACATGATcgtattcaatttgttttAATGCCTTGAGTAATTCATGTGGTGTCTTATCCTTGAATGAAACTTTAATTGCACCATTATAAAAATCTGGTTGATCTTTAAAATACATTGGCTTTGAAATATACAATGATGAAGTGgctaataatttaatatcgTAAGATGACAATAACTGCAATGCATTGTTAATGTTTGAAAGTTGGTTTTCCTGATTAGATCCAATTGCAATATAAGCAATATGTTCCTCATACTTGTTAAATGTAGAGTCCTCAACAGATATTggtaaattaaaattaggTACCGAATTAAcattaattccaatatcGGTAATTGGATCAACATCTTTAAATGAAGCTTTGGACATGTTCGACGAAACTCCTACACCATCAGTGAAAGTAATTGCATTAGGCTTTGTAACAGTGGCAGAAACATTTTGAATTCCATCACCATGATTTTGCATCACTAATTGACCAATCTTCATAACCAAAGCTTCTACCGTCttgaaattagaagattCAACGTAAAGAGTTAGTTCATCGATAATCTTATGGATTGATATGTTAGCATTTCTTTCCAATTTTATCGAAATGTTAATATCTACAATCTGTTTCTGTAACCTTTCAAATGTAAAAACACCAATGACGGTTAATAACTTTAATCCATAAACATTGATCTCATCGGGTGATTCAAtgtcttcaattcttgatcTACATATTTTGTACTCAATACTATCAGTCCGTATCTCTGATTTATTACTCTTAATGGAAACAACAGCTTGATGTCCTCCTCCCTTTTTATCATCTAGTACAATTTCTCCAACCGACTCAGCAATGCTTCCTAAGGATTTGAAATTCCTATGTTCATTTGCTTTCATATATTCGGCAATATTCCTTGATATGACTGCGtaatttaatgaatacTTAAGGTTGTCAGTAACGGAAGCCTGGTGAAAATCAGTATTCAATGATACAGATATTGTAATCGGTTGCGGTGTTGGTCTATTCCAGGCATCTTTACCAGTAATTGCTATGGAAgccaaattatttatgaaAACTGTATCTTGTAGCATATATCTTGAAGTATAGAATGAACGTTTTGCTGTCGGGAAAATAACCGACTTTaacttattgaattgtAACAGTGTGATTATAAAATGTAATACAATATCAACGGGTTATATTCCGTACGTTaagaattgattt harbors:
- a CDS encoding DEHA2E11594p (similar to uniprot|P15705 Saccharomyces cerevisiae YOR027W STI1 Heat shock protein also induced by canavanine and entry into stationary phase) — translated: MSAEEFKAQGNQYFAAKDFTKAIEYFTKAIEASPTPNHVLYSNRSASYASLKNFKKALEDAEECVKVNDSWAKGYNRVASAQHGLGNLDEAKTSYKKALELDSNNAMAKDGLKSVEDSERSRNSQPDMGLGAMFSDPNLITNLKNNPKTSELMKDPELVQKVVNMQTNPQANATQFLSDPRLMTIMATLMGIDMDAPEPPQQQQPSQSAPKSETKQEPKSEPKKESAPEPKDVEMEDVSSSSKADADAAKAEGNKLYKSKKFDEAIEQYNKAWESHNDITYLNNRAAAEYEKGDYDTAIKTCETAIEQGREVRADYKLIAKSFARLGNTYLKKNDLQSAVKYFDKSLTEHRTPDILNKLRATQRDIKIQEALSYVDPEKAEEARLQGKEYFTKGDWPNAVKAYTEMVKRAPEDARGYSNRAAALAKLMSFPDAVQDCNKAIEKDPSFIRAYIRKANAQLAMREYSQVMETLNIAREKDLEVGEGKNVSEIDQLFNKASSQRFQALEGETPEQTMERVSRDPEIVGILQDPVMQGILGQARENPAALQDHMRNPEVSKKINMLIAAGVIRTR
- a CDS encoding DEHA2E11616p (similar to uniprot|P38749 Saccharomyces cerevisiae YHL009C YAP3 bZIP transcription factor), translating into MEYNKASPLMDASYWDQELNNNNYLGEGMRLELNQQNVDIFNNAQYPSSNEDMLDDRPYKYANNESISTSSSPSGIVNSHLNSKANGIFSPVSVSEDKKKPKSKKQFLNEQDAMLIAKDDSELNEEELQMKRKAQNRAAQRAFRERKETKLKELECKLAESEEEKRRLLSQLNLAKQQNISISTENEYLKNKSSSEQNLVNKSDDTMNVVFPKNQRDFIYGLAGNHEVNNYTINKVYENPEVPGRKLLAVGAVWDYLQLKSQESEKYENLDILEIMGRLKGNERCHGYGPAYPLELVEQVVNECSVLR
- a CDS encoding DEHA2E11660p (similar to uniprot|Q9UUE4 Schizosaccharomyces pombe Spbc17g9.05 putative peptidyl prolyl cis-trans isomerase with RNA binding region), with amino-acid sequence MSVLLETTEGNIVIDLFIDQQPLACYNFLKLCKLNYYFFTPFYNLHKDLIVSSGDPDYPENTDGDAINSFGDVNVNNTTVKQNKYLPVPNSQHEYVDNSIGLVSFVTKKDTNGKDLVIGSQFTISLTENTENLKSFSQVYFGKVVEGFQVLEKINLSVVENLETRRLLKDIRITHTHNIYDPFPDPNFMHKKKSTEMPSDIQIANMRIPDLVSEESLEDSSTYSALALELMDDLPHYQIKPSPRTLFVAKLNPITTSESLNIIFNRFGKVINCNVVADHKTNKSLCYGFVEFEDKQQADQAYSKLKDGCIIDGRNVVIDFSQSVKNMKLQR
- a CDS encoding DEHA2E11682p (similar to uniprot|P53849 Saccharomyces cerevisiae YNL255C GIS2 Putative zinc finger protein proposed to be involved in the RAS/cAMP signaling pathway and highly similar to ca|CA2534|IPF12793 Candida albicans IPF12793); this translates as MAAVFPRSCYKCGEAGHLADNCQQEQRLCYNCRQPGHESNDCPAPKQATQKQCYSCGDLGHVQSDCPTQSQGAKCYNCGQFGHISKNCTEAGNESAKKPASSKLQKPATTCYKCGGPNHYARDCQAGVVKCYACGKTGHISKDCNSASGGEFTSKTCYNCGKSGHISKECDE
- a CDS encoding DEHA2E11704p (similar to uniprot|P53848 Saccharomyces cerevisiae YNL256W FOL1 Multifunctional enzyme of the folic acid biosynthesis pathway has dihydropteroate synthetase dihydro-6-hydroxymethylpterin pyrophosphokinase and dihydroneopterin aldolase activities), translated to MLQDTVFINNLASIAITGKDAWNRPTPQPITISVSLNTDFHQASVTDNLKYSLNYAVISRNIAEYMKANEHRNFKSLGSIAESVGEIVLDDKKGGGHQAVVSIKSNKSEIRTDSIEYKICRSRIEDIESPDEINVYGLKLLTVIGVFTFERLQKQIVDINISIKLERNANISIHKIIDELTLYVESSNFKTVEALVMKIGQLVMQNHGDGIQNVSATVTKPNAITFTDGVGVSSNMSKASFKDVDPITDIGINVNSVPNFNLPISVEDSTFNKYEEHIAYIAIGSNQENQLSNINNALQLLSSYDIKLLATSSLYISKPMYFKDQPDFYNGAIKVSFKDKTPHELLKALKQIEYDHVKRVKEFENGPRTIDLDILLIDDIILNTDDLIVPHKSMLERTFVLQPLCELFGPDVLHPLSAEPLHNHSRQLFTSETNESIQESSNLLQIVPIPRLPDASNPLKFDHVENKRKTLIMGILNMTPDSFSDGGKNYHKSINEILENANQLIEQGADILDIGGVSTRPGSVEPSVQEELDRLLPVVRAIRESSNNALSQCVISIDTYRAKIAEECLLAGADVINDISMGLYDDCMFDVVAKYGCPYIMNHTRGTPQTMSKLTTYESNTNEDIIEYLTDPVTGHHISLPKPDVENLINGVSRELGLQIFKAFSKGVKKWQVVLDPGIGFAKNVSQNISVIKHASAFKNYSMLLNKRDDDNHINHSYVSFNGLCTLLGPSRKKFLGTICNEPVASERVISTAASVMACIQQNTDIIRVHDVSEMKKTCLTGDAIYKGIY